A section of the Phacochoerus africanus isolate WHEZ1 chromosome 4, ROS_Pafr_v1, whole genome shotgun sequence genome encodes:
- the LOC125124231 gene encoding olfactory receptor 10H4-like, protein MYLFTLLGNLLIMTTIWREHSLHTPMYLFLCALSTSEILFTVAVTPRMLVDMLSTYRSISFTACASQMFFSFTFGFTHSFLLMIMGYDRYVAICHPLRYNVLMSTRDCARLVSWSWAGGSVMGMMVTMIVFHLTFCGSNEIHHFFCHVFALLKLACGKETSTVTLGVILVCVTALMGCLFLIVLSYVFIVAAILRIPSAEGRHKTFSTCVSHLTIVIVHYGFASIIYLKPKGPRSMDSNTLMATTYTVFTPFLSPIIFSLRNKELKNAIKKSFHRKFSPSS, encoded by the coding sequence ATGTACCTGTTCACGctgctggggaacctgctcatcatgaCCACCATCTGGAGGGAGCACagcctccacacacccatgtacctCTTCCTGTGTGCCCTCTCCacctctgagattctcttcacgGTCGCTGTCACCCCTCGCATGCTGGTCGACATGCTCTCCACCTACCGCTCCATCTCCTTCACGGCCTGTGCCAGCCAGATGTTCTTCTCCTTCACATTTGGCTTCACCCACTCATTCCTGCTCATGATCATGGGCTacgaccgctatgtggccatctgccaccccctTCGCTACAATGTGCTCATGAGCACACGTGACTGTGCCCGTCTTGTGTCCTGGTCCTGGGCTGGTGGCTCAGTCATGGGGATGATGGTGACAATGATAGTTTTCCACCTCACCTTTTGTGGGTCTAATGAGATCCACCATTTCTTCTGCCATGTGTTTGCCCTCCTGAAGTTGGCCTGTGGGAAAGAGACATCCACTGTCACCTTAGGTGTGATCCTGGTGTGTGTCACAGCCCTGATGGGGTGCTTATTCCTCATTGTTCTCTCCTATGTCTTCATCGTGGCTGCTATCTTGAGGATCCCCTCTGCTGAGGGCCGGCACAAGACCTTCTCCACCTGTGTCTCCCACCTCACCATAGTTATTGTGCACTACGGTTTTGCCTCCATCATCTACCTCAAGCCCAAGGGCCCCCGTTCTATGGACAGTAACACTCTGATGGCCACCACCTATACAGTCTTCACCCCCTTTCTGAGCCCAATCATTTTCAGCCTCCGGAATAAGGAGCTGAAGAATGCCATAAAGAAAAGCTTTCACAGAAAATTCTCTCCAAGTTCCTGA